The genomic segment ATGCTGTTCTTCGTGTTCATTTTCTATTTTTGTCAGTGCATTTTTTACAGTCCATTCGCCTTCTTCTTGAATAGAACTGATTAAATTATATTCTTTTTGTAAACTGGAGGAATCGATATAATCTCTTTTTTGGTTTATGTACCTTATTTGCTCTGAAAGATTTTCCAACTCGCGATTAAATTTCCATTTTTCTTGAGTTACTTCATCCATTGATTCTTCTAGCTGTCTTCTTTTTCTATTAAAATCATCCTCTAGGTTCTCTATTTTCAATATTAGTTGTCGTTGTTTATCCATACATGCTCCCTATTTGTTTGGCTAATTCTTGGTCCGTTTTTAGCTGACTGGTTATGGCTTCGTTAATTTGTTCTAGCAATTTATCATATTCTTGTTCTATTTTAGTTGCTTCTGCTAAAGATTTTTCGCAATCTTGCACTGTTTCATTCACAATTTTTGCTTCTGTTGCCCCACCGTAAGCGAGTGCTGTTAATATGTCAGATTCAGATAATTTTGAGCCAATGTCCCTCGCATCTGAAAGTGTATCACTCCACAACTCTTCTGCGTTCTCGGTCGCTTTATCAAACATATCTTTTAAATCTTTAATCTCTCCTTGTAGCGTTTGTTTCATCCCCTGCGTAATGGCTAGTCCTTCTGCTGCATCCAAAAATATTTCTTCCGATGAAGATAAGCCGCCGCCGCTTTTTGTAAAACTTGTTCGCATGATATTGATTGCTGATAATTGCTGGCTAGTTGCGTATTGGGCTAGTCGCAAGCTTCCTTCTTTGTCAGTAAGGAGATTACCGTCTTTGTCGAATTGATAACCACCCCACATATGTTGTTCAATCAAACCGACGTTTTTAGAATCAACTTCTATTAAATGTCCGACTGCTGGGTTGCCAATGCCATAACCAATTGGCACATAATCTTTTCTATCAATGTAATTAAATAGTTTATCTAAAGCGTTTATTGCTTTTACTGTGTCTTGTTGTTCTGGGGTTAAATTTGAATAGATATTGGGACCTTGGTAAAAGAATCCCCCGCTAATGCGTTTAATGTCTTTTTTGTCCAAGTCTGCAATAGCGTATTGGGCGTTTGGGTAGAGTTTCATTGCTTGTTTAAGAGTTTCTGCAGAGGATTTTAATTGCGGAGTTACTACCGGACCTCCGCCGTTTATAACTTGAAAAGCTGTTGGGATATCATTATCTAACCAGTCTTCCCTTACATCTCTATAGTCTGGATGAAGCGGGACATTAAGATTTGCAGTAGATGGTGCGGTGGAGCCTTTGTATAGGATGGTGAGTTCTTTTACCTTGTTTCTTTCGGTAGACGCGGCTGTGGGTGGCGTGTATTTGTCTGTGATGATGAAAGATTGTTCGCCGGTTGGTTTGTTGTTTACTTGGGATATAGTGCCGATTGTTTTACGCTCATTCTCAGATGTCAGAATTGTTACTTCTTTTCTGAGCTCCAAATCATCATACTGTTTTTTTGCTAATCCAACCCTTTCTTTATCATTATTGGCTTGACTCATTTATTTTCCTCCCAACGCCCTAGTAATTTAGATAGCTTTTCTGATATGGTAGCTCCTCCACAACTTAATTTCCCATTAATTCTTTCCATGGTATACTCTATATCCATCTCCGAATCCTTATTTATAATTAATATAACATTAATTCCCCCCATTGGATTATGTCTAATACTTTCTTTAACTATTTCATAAGAATAAACCTTTCCTTCTTCTGTGAAAGCCTTCGGATCCATCCCTTTTAGATCCTTATTAAATGCCTCTTTCGCTTCATCACTATAAACCACATTCATCATTTCTTCATTAACCTTCTTCTCATCCATATAAAATTTCACCCCTAATACCAAAATAATTGTTACTACAACCCCTAGTATTATTATCAGTTTCTTTTTCAATTTTTCACCTCTGTTGCTAGAATTTTTATCTGCAAGCTCATTTTATCACATTTACGGAATTTTCATTTTCTTTTTTCAGTCTTTTAGCGGAACATCACGGTTTCCAATATCAGATGCGGTGGAGCCTTTGTATAGGATGGTTAGTTCTTTTACCTTGTTTCTTTCGGTAGATGAAGCTCTGGGTGGCGTGTATTTGTCTGTGATGATGAAAGATTGTTCGCCGGTTGGTTTGTTGTTGATTTTTTGGGATATGATTCCTATCTTTTTTCTCGATTGTATGTTGAAATATTCACCTCCTTCTTAAGTTCTAGCTTACAGTACTCTTTTTTTGCCAATTCTACTCTTTCTTGATCAGTATTTACATGCCCCATCATCAATACTCCTCCCAACGACCTAATAGTTTAGAAAGCTTTTCAGATACAACTGAAGCACCACCACTTAATT from the Listeria seeligeri serovar 1/2b str. SLCC3954 genome contains:
- a CDS encoding DUF1310 family protein, which gives rise to MKKKLIIILGVVVTIILVLGVKFYMDEKKVNEEMMNVVYSDEAKEAFNKDLKGMDPKAFTEEGKVYSYEIVKESIRHNPMGGINVILIINKDSEMDIEYTMERINGKLSCGGATISEKLSKLLGRWEENK